ACCGTTGTGGTTGCACAGACTTCATTTCCCATCGGAAATTCGAAAATGGATCTCGCACGTAGCTGATTCCGGAGTGAAGGTCGCCACAACCATACCCAACTCGTGGGCCCTGCTCGATCGCCGGACGCTCGTCGAGTCACCTGACGTCGTCTTTCGTTTCTATCCGCCGAATGACGCTCCGAAAGAATATCACCCGAGCGCATCGTTGCTGCTCATGATCCAGGATCTTTGAATTGCAGGATGCATCGACGATACGAGATACAGGGCACCTGTGGGACGGTGCTCGGGCTGAGCGTTTTTCTGTTCAAACGCGGGCAACTCTCCCTTCACCACCAACAGGATCCTGGCGGTCGGCAAGACAACGCGGGTGTTTCTGAACACGGAGGCAGTCGGATGAACCGAGGTTTTGGCCCCTTTCAGTTGGCACACGCCATTCTGCGGCACGCTCGATCCTCATGCAGCGAGCTGTCACGAGGCTGGTTGCACTCGACAATGTGGCGCAGCCTTCGACGTTGCGAGGCCCTCAGGAATCGCCATTTGGGCGAGCGGTGTTTTTTGTTGGGCAATGGTCCCAGCCTCCGCAAGACGGATCTCTCTCGTCTCAGCGACCAGATTGTCATTGGGACAAACCGGATTTACCTGATGTTTGACGAACTCGGGTTTTCGACCACGTACTACGTTTCTGTCAACCGCCTTGTCATCGAACAATGTTGTGAAGAGATCGCCTCTCTCTCGATGCCGAAGTTCCTGAGCTGGGAATGCCGGGACGTGGCCCGGTTCACCACCAGCACGATCTTCTTGCGGCGGGCTTCGGGACCGGCTTTCTACACCGACGTCGGTCAGGGTTATTGGGAAGGGGCCACCGTCACCTACGCCGCCCTGCAGCTCGCCTTCCACCTCGGCTTTCGGGAGGTAGTGCTCCTCGGTGTCGACCACAGCTTCAAGACCAAGGGAGAGCCCCACCAGGAGGTGGTCTCCTCCGGAGACGACCCGGACCATTTCGACCCGACCTACTTCGGCAGCGGTTTTCGGTGGCAGCTCCCTGACCTTGAGACATCAGAGCTCGCCTACCGCATCGCCGACTTCGTTTACCGTGATTCAGGACGCCGCGTCGTCGACGCGACCGTCGGTGGACAGCTGCGAGTATTCCCCCGGATCGACTTCGATACCCTCGAGATCTGAAGGTGGTTGGGGCCATGTCGACCGAGCCGCCCGGAGGCCACACGACGAGAGAAGCATTGTCGTGAGTAGCAGCCCTCTTTTCTCCATTGTCATTCCCAATCTCAACGGCGCAAGGTTCCTAGCCGAGGCGCTGGAGTCAGTCCTCGCCCAGTCCGGGCCGACCTTAGAGCTCATCGTGGTCGACGGTGGCAGCACGGACGGGTCACTGGAAATC
The window above is part of the Acidobacteriota bacterium genome. Proteins encoded here:
- a CDS encoding DUF115 domain-containing protein; amino-acid sequence: MWRSLRRCEALRNRHLGERCFLLGNGPSLRKTDLSRLSDQIVIGTNRIYLMFDELGFSTTYYVSVNRLVIEQCCEEIASLSMPKFLSWECRDVARFTTSTIFLRRASGPAFYTDVGQGYWEGATVTYAALQLAFHLGFREVVLLGVDHSFKTKGEPHQEVVSSGDDPDHFDPTYFGSGFRWQLPDLETSELAYRIADFVYRDSGRRVVDATVGGQLRVFPRIDFDTLEI